From Pseudomonas poae, the proteins below share one genomic window:
- the rpsQ gene encoding 30S ribosomal protein S17 yields the protein MAEAEKTVRTLTGRVVSDKMDKTITVLIERRVKHPIYGKYVKRSTKLHAHDETNQCHIGDKVTIRETRPLAKTKSWALVDVLERAVEV from the coding sequence ATGGCTGAAGCCGAAAAGACTGTCCGTACGCTGACTGGCCGTGTTGTCAGCGACAAGATGGACAAAACCATCACCGTTTTGATCGAGCGTCGCGTTAAGCACCCGATCTACGGTAAATATGTTAAGCGTTCGACTAAGCTGCACGCGCACGACGAAACCAACCAGTGCCACATCGGCGACAAAGTCACTATTCGTGAAACTCGTCCGCTGGCCAAGACCAAGTCTTGGGCACTGGTTGATGTTCTCGAACGCGCTGTGGAAGTCTAA
- the rplN gene encoding 50S ribosomal protein L14, which produces MIQTQSMLDVADNSGARRVMCIKVLGGSHRRYAGIGDIIKVTVKEAIPRGKVKKGQVMTAVVVRTRHGVRRADGSIIRFDGNAAVLLNNKQEPIGTRIFGPVTRELRTEKFMKIVSLAPEVL; this is translated from the coding sequence ATGATTCAGACTCAATCCATGCTCGATGTGGCCGATAACAGCGGCGCTCGCCGTGTTATGTGCATCAAGGTGCTGGGTGGCTCCCATCGTCGTTACGCTGGTATCGGTGACATCATCAAAGTTACCGTGAAGGAAGCAATTCCTCGCGGTAAGGTGAAAAAAGGCCAAGTGATGACTGCTGTTGTAGTCCGCACTCGTCACGGCGTACGCCGTGCAGATGGCTCCATTATCCGCTTTGATGGCAACGCTGCTGTTCTTCTGAACAACAAGCAAGAGCCGATCGGCACCCGTATCTTTGGGCCAGTGACCCGTGAACTTCGTACTGAGAAGTTCATGAAGATCGTCTCGCTCGCCCCAGAAGTGCTGTAA
- the rplX gene encoding 50S ribosomal protein L24, with the protein MQKIRRDDEIIVIAGKDKGKRGKVLKVLANNRLVIGGLNLVKRHTKPNPMSGVQGGIVEKEAPLDASNVAIFNGETNKADRVGFKVEDGKKIRVFKSTQKAVDA; encoded by the coding sequence ATGCAAAAGATTCGTCGTGACGACGAGATCATCGTGATCGCCGGCAAAGACAAAGGTAAGCGCGGTAAGGTGCTTAAGGTTCTCGCTAATAACCGTCTGGTTATCGGTGGTCTGAACCTGGTCAAGCGTCATACCAAGCCTAACCCGATGTCGGGCGTGCAGGGCGGTATCGTCGAGAAAGAAGCTCCGCTGGACGCTTCTAACGTCGCCATCTTCAACGGCGAAACCAACAAGGCTGACCGCGTTGGTTTCAAAGTAGAAGACGGTAAGAAAATTCGTGTCTTCAAGTCGACCCAAAAAGCGGTTGATGCTTGA
- the rplE gene encoding 50S ribosomal protein L5 gives MARLQEIYRKEIAPKLKEELKLGNVMEVPRVTKITLNMGLGEAIGDKKVIEHAVADLEKITGQKVVVTYARKSIAGFKVREGWPIGVKVTLRRERMYEFLDRLLSISLPRVRDFRGLNAKSFDGRGNYSMGVKEQIIFPEIDYDKIDALRGLDITLTTTAKNDDEGRALLRAFKFPFRN, from the coding sequence ATGGCACGACTACAAGAGATTTACCGGAAGGAAATCGCCCCTAAGCTTAAGGAAGAACTTAAGCTTGGGAACGTGATGGAAGTTCCGCGCGTTACCAAAATCACCCTGAACATGGGTCTGGGCGAAGCGATCGGTGACAAAAAAGTCATCGAGCACGCTGTTGCCGACCTGGAAAAGATCACCGGTCAAAAAGTCGTTGTGACTTACGCTCGGAAATCCATCGCTGGCTTTAAAGTCCGTGAAGGTTGGCCGATCGGTGTCAAAGTGACTCTGCGCCGTGAGCGTATGTACGAATTCCTGGATCGTCTGCTGTCGATCTCCCTGCCTCGGGTTCGCGACTTCCGCGGCCTGAATGCCAAGTCCTTCGATGGTCGTGGTAACTACAGCATGGGCGTGAAAGAGCAGATCATCTTCCCGGAAATCGACTACGACAAGATCGATGCTCTCCGCGGTCTGGACATCACCCTGACCACCACTGCCAAGAACGATGATGAAGGTCGCGCCCTGTTGCGTGCTTTCAAATTCCCGTTCCGCAACTGA
- the rpsN gene encoding 30S ribosomal protein S14 — translation MAKMSMKNRELKRQLTVAKYAKKRAALKAIIVDLNASPEARWEATVALQKQPRDASASRMRNRCRLTGRPHGVYRKFGLGRNKLREAAMRGDVPGLVKASW, via the coding sequence ATGGCCAAGATGAGCATGAAAAACCGCGAGCTGAAACGTCAGCTCACGGTTGCCAAGTACGCCAAGAAGCGTGCAGCACTGAAAGCAATCATCGTTGATCTGAACGCAAGTCCAGAAGCGCGTTGGGAAGCTACAGTTGCTCTGCAGAAGCAGCCACGTGACGCAAGCGCTTCGCGCATGCGTAACCGCTGCCGCCTGACCGGTCGTCCACACGGCGTTTACCGCAAGTTCGGCCTCGGCCGTAACAAACTGCGTGAAGCGGCAATGCGTGGTGACGTACCAGGTCTGGTTAAAGCCAGCTGGTAA
- the rpsH gene encoding 30S ribosomal protein S8, producing MSMQDPLADMLTRIRNAQMAEKSVVSMPSSKLKVAVAKVLKDEGYIAGYQISSETKPLLSIELKYFEGRSVIEEVKRVSRPGLRQYKSAEDLPKVRGGLGVSIVSTNKGVMTDRAARAAGVGGEVLCTVF from the coding sequence ATGAGTATGCAGGACCCGTTAGCGGACATGCTAACTCGTATCCGTAATGCCCAGATGGCTGAAAAGTCCGTCGTAAGCATGCCATCTTCCAAGTTGAAGGTAGCTGTTGCCAAAGTCCTGAAAGACGAAGGCTACATTGCGGGTTATCAGATCAGCAGCGAAACCAAACCACTGCTGTCCATCGAGCTGAAGTACTTCGAAGGCCGTTCGGTCATCGAGGAAGTGAAGCGCGTTAGCCGTCCAGGCCTGCGTCAGTACAAGTCCGCTGAAGATCTGCCGAAAGTTCGTGGCGGTCTGGGCGTGTCTATCGTCTCCACCAACAAAGGTGTGATGACGGATCGTGCTGCGCGCGCTGCCGGTGTCGGCGGCGAAGTTCTTTGCACTGTGTTCTAA
- the rplF gene encoding 50S ribosomal protein L6 — protein sequence MSRVAKNPVKLPAGVEVKFAGQQLSVKGAKGTLELNIHSSVEIVEEAGELRFAARNGDQQTRAMAGTTRALVNNMVQGVSQGFERKLQLVGVGYKAQAKGTVLNLALGFSHPVDYELPEGITAETPSQTDILIKGIDKQLVGQVAAEIRDFRPPEPYKGKGVRYADEVVRRKEAKKK from the coding sequence ATGTCTCGCGTCGCTAAGAACCCCGTTAAGCTGCCAGCCGGTGTCGAAGTCAAATTCGCAGGCCAACAGCTTTCGGTGAAGGGTGCCAAGGGCACTCTTGAACTGAACATCCATTCGTCCGTTGAGATCGTTGAAGAAGCTGGTGAGCTGCGTTTCGCTGCTCGCAATGGCGATCAACAAACTCGCGCAATGGCCGGTACCACGCGTGCGTTGGTAAACAACATGGTCCAAGGCGTAAGCCAAGGCTTCGAGCGTAAGCTCCAGCTGGTCGGTGTTGGTTACAAAGCGCAAGCAAAAGGCACGGTTTTGAACCTGGCCCTTGGCTTCTCGCACCCAGTGGATTACGAACTGCCGGAAGGCATCACCGCTGAGACTCCTAGCCAGACCGATATCCTGATCAAGGGCATCGATAAGCAACTGGTAGGTCAAGTGGCTGCTGAGATCCGCGACTTCCGTCCACCAGAGCCGTACAAAGGCAAAGGTGTGCGCTACGCGGACGAAGTCGTCCGTCGTAAAGAAGCCAAGAAGAAGTAG
- the rplR gene encoding 50S ribosomal protein L18: MTDKKVTRLRRARKARLKMHELEVVRLCVFRSSQHIYAQVISADGNKVLASASTLDKELRDGATGNIDAATKVGQLVATRAKAAGVSQVAFDRSGFKYHGRVKALADAAREAGLEF; this comes from the coding sequence ATGACCGACAAAAAAGTTACTCGACTGCGTCGCGCTCGCAAAGCACGCCTGAAAATGCACGAACTCGAAGTCGTGCGTCTCTGCGTGTTCCGCTCGTCGCAGCACATCTACGCCCAGGTCATCTCGGCCGACGGCAACAAAGTCCTGGCAAGCGCCTCGACTTTGGATAAAGAACTGCGTGATGGTGCCACTGGCAACATCGACGCGGCCACAAAGGTTGGCCAGCTGGTCGCTACGCGTGCTAAGGCCGCTGGCGTCTCGCAAGTGGCTTTCGACCGCTCTGGCTTCAAGTACCACGGCCGCGTTAAAGCGCTGGCTGATGCTGCTCGTGAAGCTGGGCTGGAGTTCTAA
- the rpsE gene encoding 30S ribosomal protein S5: protein MSNNDQKRDEGYIEKLVQVNRVAKTVKGGRIFTFTALTVVGDGKGRVGFGRGKSREVPAAIQKAMEAARRNMIQVDLNGTTLQYAMKSAHGASKVYMQPASEGTGIIAGGAMRAVLEVAGVQNVLAKCYGSTNPVNVVHATFKGLKAMQSPESIAAKRGLTVKEIF from the coding sequence ATGTCAAATAACGACCAAAAGCGCGACGAAGGCTACATTGAGAAGCTGGTTCAAGTTAACCGCGTAGCCAAAACCGTTAAAGGTGGCCGTATCTTCACTTTCACCGCGTTGACCGTGGTGGGTGATGGTAAAGGGCGTGTTGGCTTCGGCCGTGGCAAGTCGCGTGAAGTGCCTGCTGCGATCCAGAAGGCAATGGAAGCTGCTCGTCGCAACATGATCCAGGTTGATCTGAACGGCACCACTCTGCAGTACGCAATGAAGTCCGCCCATGGCGCTTCGAAGGTGTACATGCAGCCTGCTTCTGAAGGTACCGGTATCATCGCTGGCGGCGCTATGCGTGCTGTCCTCGAAGTTGCTGGCGTTCAGAACGTTCTGGCCAAGTGCTACGGCTCGACTAACCCGGTAAACGTGGTTCACGCCACTTTCAAAGGTTTGAAAGCTATGCAATCTCCTGAGTCCATCGCTGCCAAGCGTGGTCTGACTGTCAAGGAGATCTTCTGA
- the rpmD gene encoding 50S ribosomal protein L30 yields MATVKVTLIKSMTGRIPNHKLCVKGLGLRRIGHTVEVLDTPENRGMINKAYYMLRVEG; encoded by the coding sequence ATGGCTACCGTTAAAGTAACGCTGATCAAAAGCATGACCGGCCGCATCCCTAACCACAAACTGTGCGTTAAAGGTTTGGGTCTGCGTCGCATCGGTCACACTGTAGAAGTCCTGGATACTCCCGAGAATCGCGGGATGATCAACAAGGCTTACTACATGCTGCGTGTAGAGGGTTAA
- the rplO gene encoding 50S ribosomal protein L15 codes for MKLNDLSPAPGSRREKHRPGRGIGSGLGKTGGRGHKGQTSRSGGTIAPGFEGGQQPLHRRLPKFGFVSLKAMDRAEVRLSELAKVEGDIVTVQTLKDANVINVNVQRVKIMLSGEVTRAVTIGKGIGATKGARSAIEAAGGKFEE; via the coding sequence ATGAAACTCAATGATCTGAGTCCAGCGCCGGGTTCCCGTCGCGAAAAGCATCGTCCGGGCCGTGGTATCGGTAGTGGTTTGGGTAAGACTGGTGGCCGTGGCCACAAAGGTCAAACCTCCCGCTCCGGTGGCACCATCGCTCCAGGCTTTGAAGGCGGTCAACAGCCGCTGCATCGTCGCCTGCCTAAGTTCGGTTTCGTATCCCTGAAAGCCATGGACCGCGCAGAAGTGCGTCTGTCCGAACTGGCTAAAGTGGAAGGCGACATCGTTACTGTGCAGACCCTGAAAGATGCCAACGTGATCAACGTCAACGTACAGCGTGTGAAAATCATGCTGTCCGGTGAAGTGACTCGCGCTGTCACTATCGGCAAGGGAATCGGCGCCACCAAAGGTGCGCGTTCGGCTATCGAAGCAGCTGGCGGCAAGTTCGAGGAATAA
- the secY gene encoding preprotein translocase subunit SecY, whose product MAKQGALSALGKGGMSELWARLRFLFLAIIVYRIGAHIPVPGINPDRLADLFRQNEGTILSLFNMFSGGALERMSIFALGIMPYISASIIMQLMTAVSPQLEQLKKEGEAGRRKISQYTRYGTVILALVQAIGMSVGLAGQGVAFTGDFGFHFVAVSTFVAGAMFMMWLGEQITERGVGNGISMLIFAGIVAGLPRAIGQSFESARQGDINIFALVAIGLLAVAIIGFVVFIERGQRRIAVHYAKRQQGRKVFAAQTSHLPLKVNMAGVIPAIFASSILLFPASLGTWFGQSENMGWLQDLSQSIAPGQPLNILLFSAGIIFFCFFYTALMFNPKDVAENLKKSGAFIPGIRPGEQSARYIDGVLTRLTLFGALYMTAVCLLPQFLVVAANVPFYLGGTSLLIVVVVVMDFMSQVQSHLVSHQYESLMKKANLKGYGSGMLR is encoded by the coding sequence ATGGCTAAGCAAGGTGCTCTCTCAGCGCTCGGCAAAGGCGGTATGTCTGAACTTTGGGCTCGTCTGCGTTTTCTGTTCCTGGCGATTATCGTCTACCGAATAGGCGCACACATCCCGGTTCCAGGTATCAACCCGGACCGACTCGCAGACCTGTTTCGACAGAATGAGGGGACCATTCTTAGCTTGTTCAACATGTTTTCCGGCGGCGCGCTGGAACGGATGAGTATCTTTGCGCTGGGGATCATGCCGTACATTTCGGCATCGATCATCATGCAACTGATGACCGCCGTCAGCCCGCAGCTGGAGCAGTTGAAGAAGGAAGGTGAAGCTGGCCGTCGCAAGATTAGCCAGTACACCCGCTACGGCACTGTCATCCTCGCCCTGGTTCAAGCTATCGGCATGTCCGTTGGCTTGGCAGGGCAGGGTGTTGCGTTCACTGGTGACTTTGGCTTCCATTTCGTCGCAGTATCCACGTTTGTGGCTGGTGCGATGTTCATGATGTGGCTGGGTGAGCAGATTACTGAGCGTGGTGTTGGTAACGGTATCTCGATGTTGATTTTCGCAGGTATCGTCGCCGGTCTTCCGAGAGCGATTGGGCAGTCTTTCGAGTCTGCGCGTCAGGGTGATATCAATATCTTCGCCTTGGTTGCCATCGGTTTGCTGGCAGTAGCGATTATCGGTTTTGTGGTGTTCATTGAGCGTGGTCAGCGTCGTATTGCTGTTCACTACGCCAAGCGTCAGCAGGGCCGTAAGGTCTTTGCTGCGCAGACCAGCCACTTGCCGCTGAAAGTGAATATGGCCGGTGTTATTCCGGCAATTTTCGCGAGCAGCATTTTGCTGTTTCCGGCTTCGTTGGGTACCTGGTTTGGTCAGTCCGAAAATATGGGCTGGCTGCAGGACCTCTCTCAGTCGATCGCTCCTGGTCAGCCGTTGAATATTCTGCTGTTTAGTGCAGGGATTATTTTCTTCTGCTTCTTCTATACGGCGTTGATGTTCAATCCGAAAGACGTAGCGGAAAACCTGAAGAAGTCCGGTGCCTTTATTCCGGGCATCCGTCCAGGTGAGCAGTCTGCACGCTACATTGATGGTGTTCTGACTCGTTTGACCCTGTTCGGTGCTCTATATATGACGGCCGTCTGCTTGTTGCCCCAGTTCCTGGTGGTTGCAGCAAACGTTCCGTTCTACCTTGGCGGGACCTCGTTGCTGATCGTGGTCGTGGTTGTGATGGACTTCATGTCCCAAGTACAATCGCACCTCGTTTCGCACCAGTACGAATCCCTGATGAAGAAAGCCAACCTGAAGGGTTACGGCAGCGGCATGTTGCGCTGA
- the rpmJ gene encoding 50S ribosomal protein L36 — protein MKVRASVKKLCRNCKIIRREGVVRVICSAEPRHKQRQG, from the coding sequence ATGAAAGTTCGTGCATCGGTGAAAAAGCTGTGCCGTAACTGCAAGATTATTCGCCGCGAAGGTGTTGTTCGAGTAATTTGCAGCGCGGAACCGCGTCACAAACAGCGCCAAGGCTGA
- the rpsM gene encoding 30S ribosomal protein S13: MARIAGVNIPDNKHTVISLTYIYGVGRTTAQKICAVAGVNPAAKIKDLSDEQIELLRGEVAKFTTEGDLRREINMKIKRLMDLGCYRGLRHRRGLPVRGQRTKTNARTRKGPRKPIRK; the protein is encoded by the coding sequence ATGGCCCGTATTGCAGGCGTTAACATTCCAGATAACAAGCACACTGTTATCTCGCTGACCTACATCTATGGTGTTGGTCGCACTACTGCGCAGAAAATTTGCGCAGTTGCTGGGGTAAACCCAGCCGCTAAGATCAAGGATCTGAGCGACGAGCAGATTGAATTGCTGCGTGGCGAAGTGGCGAAGTTCACCACTGAAGGTGATCTGCGTCGCGAAATCAACATGAAAATCAAGCGTTTGATGGACCTCGGTTGCTATCGCGGTCTGCGTCATCGTCGTGGTCTTCCAGTACGCGGTCAGCGTACCAAGACTAACGCGCGTACCCGTAAAGGTCCGCGTAAGCCGATCCGCAAGTAA
- the rpsK gene encoding 30S ribosomal protein S11, with translation MAKPAARPRKKVKKTVVDGIAHIHASFNNTIVTITDRQGNALSWATSGGSGFRGSRKSTPFAAQVAAERAGQAALEYGLKNLDVNVKGPGPGRESAVRALNGCGYKIASITDVTPIPHNGCRPPKKRRV, from the coding sequence ATGGCAAAACCTGCTGCTCGTCCTCGTAAAAAAGTTAAAAAGACAGTGGTTGATGGCATCGCCCACATCCATGCTTCTTTTAACAACACCATCGTGACCATCACCGACCGTCAAGGTAACGCGCTTTCTTGGGCTACCTCCGGTGGTTCGGGTTTCCGCGGTTCCCGCAAGTCCACCCCGTTTGCTGCTCAAGTAGCTGCTGAACGTGCTGGTCAAGCTGCGCTGGAATATGGCCTGAAAAACCTCGACGTTAACGTCAAAGGTCCAGGTCCAGGTCGTGAGTCTGCTGTCCGTGCTTTGAACGGCTGTGGCTATAAGATCGCCAGCATCACCGACGTGACGCCAATCCCGCACAACGGGTGCCGTCCGCCGAAGAAGCGCCGCGTGTAA
- the rpsD gene encoding 30S ribosomal protein S4, which translates to MARYIGPKCKLARREGTDLFLKSGVRAIESKCNIEAAPGIHGQRRGRQSDYGTQLREKQKVRRIYGVLERQFSGYYKEAAGKKGATGENLLQLLECRLDNVVYRMGFGSTRAESRQLVSHKSISVNGQTVNVPSYQVRAGDVVAVREKAKNQLRIVQALDLCAQRGRVEWVEVDTEKKSGVFKNVPARSDLSADINESLIVELYSK; encoded by the coding sequence ATGGCTCGTTACATTGGTCCAAAATGCAAACTCGCTCGTCGCGAAGGCACCGATCTCTTCCTGAAGAGCGGCGTGCGCGCGATCGAATCGAAGTGCAACATTGAAGCAGCACCTGGTATCCACGGCCAACGCCGCGGTCGCCAGTCCGATTACGGCACCCAACTGCGTGAAAAGCAGAAGGTCCGTCGTATCTACGGCGTTCTCGAGCGTCAGTTCAGCGGCTACTACAAAGAAGCTGCTGGCAAAAAAGGTGCAACCGGTGAAAACCTGCTGCAACTGCTCGAATGCCGTCTGGACAACGTTGTATACCGTATGGGCTTTGGTTCGACTCGTGCCGAATCCCGTCAGCTGGTATCGCACAAGTCGATCAGCGTTAACGGTCAGACCGTAAACGTTCCGTCTTACCAGGTTCGTGCTGGTGACGTGGTCGCAGTTCGCGAGAAAGCAAAAAACCAACTTCGCATTGTCCAAGCTCTCGATCTGTGTGCCCAACGTGGCCGCGTAGAATGGGTAGAAGTAGACACTGAGAAGAAGTCGGGCGTTTTCAAGAACGTTCCTGCTCGCAGTGATCTGTCCGCCGACATCAACGAAAGCCTGATTGTCGAGCTCTACTCCAAGTAA